Proteins encoded within one genomic window of Brachybacterium sp. P6-10-X1:
- the glp gene encoding gephyrin-like molybdotransferase Glp: protein MTASERIPLADHVVDASALLAPVRRREAVRLDGALTGRVAAVEVRARVDVPGHDNSQMDGYVLASADTSSWGAGGSDGVAMTFPLGSTIAAGDPPDELSAGTARPIMTGAPIPHGADVVIPVEESAAGRFEAEGTGEESPGTVTLTPRSAEAGRFVRRRGSDTHRGDTILRAGQVLTPARLAHLAACGVADVEVEDRLRVIVLSTGSEVAAGGAEPPAGGVFDANGPGLAAALTEAGAQVVHRGTVPDDAGALAAQLREQVLTHDADLIVTSGGVSAGAFEVVRHAASDDGVTMAFPTVAMQPGGPQGIGTLDLPERRVPWLAFPGNPVSALLSCELIARPALGSPPRTRLRLPLRLETPESSPSALEQYRRARVLPSGAVRLVGGASSHLIGGLAAADALVIVPVGIDTIDDGDALDTLLIPGGDR, encoded by the coding sequence ACCACGTGGTCGACGCCTCCGCACTCCTCGCGCCGGTGCGGCGACGCGAGGCCGTGCGACTCGACGGTGCGCTCACGGGCCGGGTGGCGGCGGTCGAGGTCCGTGCCCGCGTCGACGTGCCCGGGCACGACAACTCCCAGATGGACGGTTATGTGCTCGCGAGCGCCGACACCTCGTCGTGGGGAGCAGGGGGCTCCGACGGGGTCGCGATGACGTTCCCGCTGGGGTCGACGATCGCCGCCGGGGATCCCCCGGACGAGCTGTCGGCCGGGACGGCTCGACCGATCATGACCGGGGCCCCGATCCCCCACGGCGCCGACGTCGTGATCCCTGTCGAGGAGAGCGCCGCAGGACGGTTCGAGGCAGAGGGAACGGGGGAGGAGAGCCCGGGGACCGTGACGCTCACCCCGCGGTCCGCCGAGGCCGGCCGCTTCGTGCGCCGTCGCGGCTCGGACACCCACCGCGGGGACACCATCCTGCGCGCGGGACAGGTGCTGACCCCGGCGCGCCTCGCCCACCTCGCCGCCTGCGGGGTGGCAGACGTGGAGGTCGAGGACCGGCTACGTGTGATCGTGCTGTCCACCGGCAGCGAGGTCGCCGCCGGCGGCGCCGAGCCCCCGGCCGGCGGCGTGTTCGACGCCAACGGTCCGGGGCTGGCCGCCGCCCTCACCGAGGCCGGGGCCCAGGTGGTGCATCGAGGCACGGTGCCCGACGACGCGGGGGCACTGGCCGCACAGCTGCGCGAGCAGGTCCTCACCCACGACGCGGACCTGATCGTCACCAGCGGCGGCGTCAGCGCCGGCGCCTTCGAGGTGGTGCGCCACGCGGCCTCCGACGACGGCGTGACCATGGCCTTCCCGACCGTGGCGATGCAGCCCGGCGGGCCGCAGGGCATCGGCACCCTGGACCTGCCCGAGCGCCGGGTGCCGTGGCTGGCCTTCCCCGGCAATCCCGTCTCCGCCCTGCTGAGCTGCGAACTCATCGCCCGGCCCGCCCTCGGGTCGCCGCCGCGCACCCGGCTGCGCCTGCCCCTGCGGCTCGAGACCCCCGAGTCCTCTCCGTCGGCGCTGGAGCAGTACCGTCGGGCAAGGGTGCTGCCCTCCGGGGCCGTGCGCCTGGTGGGAGGGGCTTCCTCGCACCTGATCGGCGGTCTCGCCGCCGCCGACGCCCTGGTCATCGTCCCCGTCGGCATCGACACCATCGATGACGGGGACGCCCTGGACACACTGCTCATCCCCGGAGGAGACCGATGA